Proteins encoded by one window of Sorex araneus isolate mSorAra2 chromosome 3, mSorAra2.pri, whole genome shotgun sequence:
- the LOC101559051 gene encoding olfactory receptor 11H6-like produces MYVLLANFSFLEIWYVTSTVPNMLANFLSETNTISFSGCFAQFYFFFSMGTTETFVLSAMAYDRYLAICRPLHYPTIMTVGRCIRMGACCWVCGFSCFLLPVYLIAQLPFCGPNTIDHFLCDPGPLMKLSCVPSPATEITCAIFNSVLIFSTFLFITSSYTLVIRAVLRVPSAEGRRKAFSTCGSHLAVVALFYGSIMVMYVSPTADNPSGIQKIVTLFYSVMTPFFNPLIYSLRNKEMKEALKKLYRVIRFGQRQTLKN; encoded by the coding sequence ATGTACGTCCTGCTGGCCAATTTTTCTTTCCTGGAGATCTGGTATGTCACTTCTACTGTCCCCAATATGCTAGCCAACTTTCTCTCTGAGACCAACACAATCTCCTTCTCTGGCTGTTTTGCCCAATTCTACTTTTTCTTCTCTATGGGCACTACTGAGACCTTCGTCCTGTctgccatggcctatgacagataCCTCGCCATCTGCAGACCACTGCACTATCCCACCATCATGACAGTTGGGCGCTGCATTAGAATGGGGGCTTGCTGCTGGGTGTGTGGCttctcctgcttcctcctccctgtTTATCTCATAGCCCAACTTCCGTTTTGTGGCCCCAATACTATTGATCATTTTTTATGTGACCCAGGACCCCTTATGAAGTTGTCCTGCGTGCCATCTCCTGCCACTGAGATCACCTGTGCCATCTTTAACTCTGTCCTCATTTTCTCCACCTTCCTCTTCATTACCAGCTCCTACACCTTGGTGATCAGAGCTGTACTAAGGGTCCCTTCAGCAGAAGGCCGGCGTAAAGCCTTCTCTACATGTGGCTCCCATCTGGCTGTGGTAGCCTTGTTCTATGGCTCTATCATGGTGATGTACGTGAGCCCAACTGCAGATAATCCATCGGGGATCCAGAAAATTgtgactttattttattctgtgatGACTCCTTTTTTTAATCCTTTGATCTATAGCCTCCGAAATAAGGAGATGAAGGAGGCCTTGAAAAAACTGTATAGGGTTATCAGATTCGGTCAAAGACAAACTCTCAAGAACTAG
- the LOC101559314 gene encoding olfactory receptor 11H12-like: MNVSETDSSFTFVKEFILLGFSCEWKIQVLLFSFFTTTYALTLSGNGAIVCALRFDRRLHTPMYIFLGNFSFLEIWYVSSTVPKMLVNFLSENKTISFAGCFLQFYFFFALGTSECFLLTVMAFDRYLAICQPLHYPNIMTTPLCIKLVIICWVCGFLWFLTPIVLISQMPFCGPNIIDHIVCDPGPLFMLMCTSAPKTQLLCYTLSSLVIFGNFFFILGSYSLVLLAVLRMPSATGRHKAFSTCGSHLAVVSLFYGSLMVMYVSPGLGNSVGMQKIATLFYAMVTPLFNPIIYSLRNKEIKAALRKVLGSVNIP, translated from the coding sequence ATGAATGTCTCTGAGACAGACTCCAGTTTTACTTTTGTTAAAGAGTTTATACTCCTAGGTTTTTCTTGTGAGTGGAAGATTCAAGTCCTGCTTTTCTCATTCTTCACTACAACGTATGCTCTGACCCTATCAGGGAATGGGGCCATTGTTTGTGCACTGCGGTTTGACCGGCgactccacacccccatgtacatATTCCTGGGGAATTTCTCCTTTCTAGAGATCTGGTATGTCTCCTCTACTGTACCAAAGATGCTGGTTAACTTCCTCTCAGAAAACAAGACTATATCTTTTGCTGGATgttttctccaattttatttcttttttgctttgggaaCATCTGAATGTTTCCTTTTAACCGTCATGGCCTTTGATCGGTACCTAGCTATTTGTCAACCCTTGCATTACCCTAATATCATGACTACACCTCTATGTATCAAACTGGTCATTATTTGCTGGGTGTGTGGATTTCTGTGGTTCCTGACCCCCATTGTCCTCATCTCTCAGATGCCCTTCTGTGGTCCAAATATCATTGACCATATTGTGTGTGACCCAGGGCCGCTATTCATGTTAATGTGCACCTCTGCCCCTAAAACCCAACTGCTTTGCTATACTCTCAGCTCATTAGTTATTTTTGgtaatttcttcttcatccttGGGTCCTATTCTCTTGTCCTATTAGCTGTGTTGCGTATGCCTTCTGCCACTGGGAGACataaagccttctccacctgcggGTCTCATTTGGCTGTGGTATCCCTATTCTACGGATCTCTGATGGTCATGTACGTGAGCCCAGGACTTGGAAATTCTGTTGGGATGCAGAAAATTGCAACTTTGTTTTATGCTATGGTGACCCCACTCTTCAACCCCATCATCTATAGCCTCAGGAATAAAGAGATAAAGGCAGCCTTGAGAAAAGTTCTAGGGAGTGTCAACATACCGTAA
- the LOC101536936 gene encoding olfactory receptor 4Q3, with product MKKNESQVTEFVLLGLSSSWGLQIFLFLIFLSLYMAIVLGNLLIVVTVRADAHLLQSPMYYFLGHLSFIDLCLSCVTVPKMLGDFLQQGKIISFSGCLAQIYFLHFLGASEMFLLTVMAYDRYVAICNPLHYLTVMNRQLCSQLVFACWCGGFIHSITQVILVIQLPFCGPNELDNFYCDVPQVIKLACMDTYVIEVLMVSNSGLLSLVCFLVLLFSYAVILLTLRTRFRQGQIKALSTCASHLTVVSLIFVPCVFIYLRPFCSFSVDKIVSVFYTVITPMLNPLIYTLRNADMKTAMKKLKKKHVTFYCHIDK from the coding sequence ATGAAAAAAAATGAGTCTCAGGTCACAGAATTTGTTCTTCTGGGCCTATCATCATCCTGGGGCCTACAGATATTTCTCTTCTTGATATTTTTGTCACTTTATATGGCTATTGTCCTGGGAAATCTCTTGATTGTGGTAACAGTGAGGGCTGATGCTCACCTGCTTCAGTCTCCTATGTACTATTTTTTGGGCCATCTGTCCTTCATTGATCTGTGCCTGAGTTGTGTTACTGTGCCCAAGATGTTAGGAGATTTCCTACAGCAGGGCaagatcatttctttttctggttgCCTGGCCCAGATCTACTTCCTGCACTTTCTAGGAGCCAGTGAGATGTTTCTGCTGACGGTCATGGCCTATGATAGGTATGTTGCCATATGCAATCCTTTGCACTACCTGACAGTCATGAACCGCCAGCTATGCTCTCAGTTGGTTTTTGCCTGCTGGTGTGGCGGTTTCATCCACTCTATCACACAGGTCATATTGGTCATCCAGCTGCCCTTCTGTGGTCCCAATGAACTAGACAACTTCTACTGTGATGTTCCACAGGTCATCAAACTAGCCTGCATGGATACGTATGTGATAGAGGTGTTGATGGTGTCCAACAGTGGTCTGCTCTCTCTCGTCTGCTTCTTGGTCTTGCTCTTCTCCTATGCGGTCATTCTGCTCACCCTGAGAACTCGCTTCCGTCAGGGCCAGATCAAGGCACTTTCCACCTGTGCCTCCCATCTAACGGTGGTGAGCCTCATCTTCGTGCCTTGTGTATTCATCTACCTGAGGCCCTTTTGCAGTTTCTCTGTGGATAAGATAGTCTCTGTCTTTTACACAGTGATCACACCTATGTTGAACCCTCTCATCTACACACTCAGAAATGCTGATATGAAGACAGCCatgaaaaaactgaagaaaaaacatGTGACATTCTATTGCCATATtgataaataa